A single region of the Rhodococcus sp. W8901 genome encodes:
- the dapA gene encoding 4-hydroxy-tetrahydrodipicolinate synthase: MTYGDSAASVERPFGTVLTAMVTPFTKDGKLDVDAGVRLATHLVDNGCDGLVLAGTTGESPTTTEDEKLELLRAVIDAVGDRAKIVAGAGSNDTAHSVELARDAARAGAHGLLVVTPYYSRPPQAGLYAHFTAVADATDLPVMLYDIPPRSVVPIETETIRRLADHPRILAVKDAKGDLNAGAELIGTTDLDFFSGDDPLNLPWLSVGAVGFVSVIGHLVPERLRALHTAFGEGDIAKAQEINLSLVPVNRSVARLGGVSASKAGLRLMGIDVGEPRLPQVAPTTEQIDILAADLHAAGVLA; encoded by the coding sequence ATGACCTACGGTGATTCAGCTGCTTCCGTCGAGCGTCCGTTCGGCACCGTCCTCACGGCGATGGTGACCCCGTTCACCAAGGACGGCAAGCTGGACGTGGACGCCGGCGTACGGCTGGCCACCCACCTTGTCGACAACGGCTGCGACGGACTGGTACTGGCCGGAACCACCGGCGAATCGCCCACCACCACCGAGGACGAGAAGCTCGAGCTGCTGCGGGCCGTCATCGACGCCGTCGGCGACCGCGCCAAGATCGTCGCCGGTGCCGGCAGTAACGACACCGCGCACAGCGTCGAACTGGCTCGTGACGCCGCCCGCGCGGGCGCACACGGACTGCTCGTCGTCACGCCGTACTACTCGCGCCCGCCGCAGGCCGGCCTGTACGCCCACTTCACGGCCGTCGCCGATGCCACGGATCTGCCGGTGATGCTCTACGACATTCCACCCCGCTCCGTGGTGCCGATCGAGACGGAGACGATTCGCCGTCTCGCCGACCATCCGCGCATCCTCGCGGTGAAGGACGCCAAGGGTGATCTCAACGCCGGCGCCGAACTGATCGGCACCACCGACCTCGACTTCTTCTCGGGTGACGACCCGCTCAACCTGCCGTGGCTGTCCGTCGGCGCCGTCGGATTCGTGAGCGTCATCGGCCACCTGGTGCCCGAGCGCCTGCGCGCGCTGCACACCGCGTTCGGGGAGGGCGACATCGCCAAGGCCCAGGAGATCAATCTGAGCCTCGTCCCGGTGAACCGTTCCGTCGCGCGTCTCGGCGGCGTGAGCGCGTCGAAGGCGGGCCTGCGACTGATGGGTATCGACGTCGGCGAGCCGCGCCTGCCCCAGGTCGCGCCCACCACCGAGCAGATCGACATCCTGGCTGCCGACCTGCACGCTGCGGGGGTGCTCGCATGA